Proteins from a single region of Oryza brachyantha chromosome 6, ObraRS2, whole genome shotgun sequence:
- the LOC102707410 gene encoding cyclin-dependent kinase F-1, with translation MAIGGGGGSWSIHGRPDVTSRYEVLGRAGSGAYADVYRGRRRSDGAPVALKEVHDALSARREADALLAAAPSRHVVALLDHFPGGDHDDDVLVLEWLPLDLAAVVRAGRGGGGIPAAQLKRWMLQVLEGVAACHRAGVVHRDLKPGNLLISEDGVLKVADLGQARILQETGTYQGMHPYEQSSGVEPWVSQQRAVLHGAKEEHPSHEAEIQTGQEPERLTASDYLHEMDQLRAKSTHGDVDKMSLQDGNTSCLATCSTADIDDDPFRASYSYDAEDGMLEQESGAFTSCVGTRWFRAPELLYGSTNYGQEIDLWSLGCILAELFSSEPMFPGTSDIDQIGRIISVLGNITEETFPGCSNLPDYNKIFFNKVEKPTGLEACLPDRSASEVSIIKRLLCYDPTKRASAAELLNHPYFAEEPLPSPIEGLQVPASKDEDDDSTEEWGNFNGGDSDSDFDEFGSMDVTKTDKGFSIRFS, from the exons AtggcgatcggcggcggcggcgggagctggaGCATCCACGGCCGCCCCGACGTCACCTCCCGCTACGAGGTCCTCGGCcgcgccggctccggcgcctACGCCGACGTctaccgcggccgccgccgctccgacgGCGCCCCCGTCGCGCTCAAGGAGGTCCACGACGCCCTCAGCGCCCGCCGCGAGGCCgacgccctcctcgccgccgcgccctcccgcCACGTCGTCGCGCTCCTCGACCACTTCCCCGGGGgcgaccacgacgacgacgtcctcGTCCTCGAGTGGCTCcccctcgacctcgccgccgtcgtccgcgccgggaggggcggcggcggcatccccGCCGCGCAGCTCAAGCGTTGGATGCTGCAGGTGCTCGAGGGCGTCGCCGCGTGCCACCGCGCGGGCGTCGTGCACCGCGACCTCAAGCCCGGCAACCTGCTCATCTCCGAGGATGGGGTGCTCAAGGTCGCGGACCTTGGTCAG GCCAGAATACTACAGGAGACAGGAACATACCAAGGTATGCATCCATATGAGCAAAGTTCAGGAGTGGAGCCTTGGGTTTCACAACAACGAGCAGTGCTACACGGAGCAAAAGAGGAACACCCATCTCATGAAGCAGAAATCCAAACTGGCCAGGAGCCAGAGAGACTCACTGCATCTGATTACTTACATGAGATGGATCAACTCCGTGCCAAATCCACGCATGGAGATGTTGACAAAATGAGCTTGCAGGATGGGAATACTTCCTGTCTTGCCACATGCAGCACAGCAGACATTGATGACGATCCATTTAGAGCCTCCTATTCATATGACGCTGAAGACGGTATGTTGGAACAAGAGTCCGGTGCTTTCACTTCTTGTGTTGGCACACGTTGGTTTAGAGCTCCGGAGCTCCTATATGGGTCAACAAACTATGGGCAGGAGATTGACCTCTGGTCACTAGGATGTATTTTGGCTGAGCTGTTTAGTTCAGAGCCTATGTTCCCAGGCACATCTGATATCGATCAGATTGGTAGAATCATCAGTGTTCTGGGCAATATCACAGAAGAAACCTTTCCAGGCTGTTCAAATTTGCCAGATTACAACAAGATTTTCTTCAACAAGGTTGAGAAGCCAACGGGCCTTGAAGCTTGCCTGCCTGATAGATCTGCTTCTGAAGTTAGTATCATAAAGAGACTGCTTTGCTACGACCCAACTAAGAGAGCCAGTGCTGCTGAATTGCTGAATCATCCATACTTCGCTGAAGAACCGTTACCTTCACCTATAGAAGGATTACAAGTACCAGCATCAAAGGACGAAGATGATGACAGCACAGAAGAATGGGGTAATTTCAATGGTGGAGATTCAGATTCAGACTTCGATGAATTTGGCAGCATGGATGTCACCAAGACTGACAAGGGTTTCAGTATACGCTTCTCGTGA
- the LOC107304499 gene encoding receptor-like protein kinase HERK 1 isoform X2: MMGALSGRRRLQAATMVALCFWSSICVCRAQFKPADSYLVDCGSSKSTTLGLRTFAADGAAPVKVDTPLEILAGTSANGVASFDNSALYQTARIFTSPSSYTFPIQKQGRHFVRLYFFPFVYQSYDLSTAKFTVSTQDVLLLSDFQQPDKTAPLFKEYSLNITQDKLIISFKPSNGLAFINAIEVVSVPDNLIVDSAPMVNPMQQYSGLSTQPLETVYRVNMGGPKVTADNDTLSRTWVSDKKYLLNPSVTREVNGGKINYMGGGATKLTAPDIVYSTATELAASNTTNALFNMTWQFDVDSGFSYLIRFHFCDIVSKALNQLYFNAYVGGFYAQHDIDLSMQSMNQLATAIYLDVVLSSNDATNKLSISIGPSTLNNALPDGILNGLEVMKMSTGSGSAFTVGSSGSNKNLGVIIGSVLAGVGILIIVLVIVLFCRRKKTLEKQHSKTWMPFSINGLTSLSTGSRTSYGTTLTSGLNGSYGYRFAFSVLQEATNNFDENWVIGVGGFGKVYKGVLRDDTKVAVKRGNPKSQQGLNEFRTEIELLSRLRHRHLVSLIGYCDERNEMILVYEYMEKGTLKSHLYGSDNPSLNWKQRLEICIGAARGLHYLHTGSAKAIIHRDVKSANILLDENLLAKVADFGLSKTGPELDQTHVSTAVKGSFGYLDPEYFRRQQLTEKSDVYSFGVVLLEVLCARPVIDPTLPREMVNLAEWGMKWQKRGELHQIVDQRVSGSIRPDSLRKFGETVEKCLADYGVERPSMGDVLWNLEYVLQLQDADSTVSDVNSMNRIVELPSQVQNVGALESISVTMAEAGASNEPDHDLSDVSMSRVFSQLIKAEGR; the protein is encoded by the coding sequence ATGATGGGAGCTCTTTCGGGAAGGAGGCGGCTGCAGGCAGCAACCATGGTGGCTTTGTGTTTCTGGTCATCCATTTGCGTTTGCAGAGCGCAATTCAAGCCTGCGGACAGCTACCTGGTGGACTGTGGATCCTCCAAGAGCACCACTCTCGGGTTGAGGACCTTTGCTGCTGATGGGGCTGCCCCGGTGAAGGTGGACACACCCCTGGAAATCCTTGCCGGCACGTCGGCGAATGGGGTTGCCTCATTCGACAACTCGGCGCTTTACCAGACCGCCCGCATCTTCACGAGCCCATCATCATACACTTTCCCTATCCAGAAGCAGGGCCGGCATTTTGTTCGTCTCTACTTCTTCCCCTTTGTCTACCAGAGCTATGATCTTTCCACGGCCAAGTTCACTGTGTCAACCCAAGATGTGCTCTTGCTTAGTGACTTCCAGCAGCCTGACAAGACTGCACCATTGTTCAAGGAATACTCTTTGAACATTACCCAAGACAAGCTCATCATTTCCTTCAAGCCATCGAATGGATTGGCATTCATCAATGCGATTGAAGTGGTTTCTGTCCCAGATAATCTCATAGTTGATAGTGCGCCGATGGTCAACCCTATGCAGCAGTACAGTGGTTTGTCTACGCAACCATTGGAAACGGTGTACCGTGTCAACATGGGTGGACCGAAGGTCACTGCGGACAATGATACCCTCTCGAGGACCTGGGTGAGTGATAAAAAGTACTTATTGAACCCATCTGTGACAAGAGAGGTTAATGGGGGGAAAATCAATTATATGGGAGGTGGAGCAACAAAGCTGACTGCTCCTGATATTGTTTATAGTACAGCTACAGAATTGGCAGCTTCAAATACAACCAACGCACTTTTCAATATGACATGGCAGTTTGATGTGGATTCAGGTTTCAGCTATTTGATAAGATTTCACTTCTGTGATATAGTCAGCAAGGCACTTAACCAACTCTACTTTAATGCATATGTTGGGGGCTTCTATGCACAGCATGATATTGATCTCTCAATGCAATCGATGAATCAATTGGCTACAGCTATCTATTTGGATGTGGTTCTTTCATCTAATGATGCAACTAACAAGCTAAGCATCAGCATTGGTCCATCCACTTTGAACAATGCGTTACCTGATGGGATTCTGAATGGTCTTGAGGTCATGAAGATGAGCACTGGCTCAGGTTCTGCTTTTACTGTTGGATCATCTGGTTCAAACAAGAATTTAGGTGTGATTATTGGGTCAGTCCTTGCAGGTGTTGGTATTCTCATAATTGTCCTTGTTATAGTACTGTTTTGCCGGAGGAAAAAGACTCTGGAGAAGCAGCACTCAAAGACTTGGATGCCTTTCTCTATCAATGGACTCACTTCTCTTAGTACAGGAAGTAGAACTTCTTATGGTACTACTCTCACATCAGGTCTGAATGGAAGCTATGGATACCGATTTGCCTTCAGTGTGCTCCAAGAAGCAACAAACAATTTTGATGAGAACTGGGTCATTGGAGTTGGAGGCTTTGGGAAGGTCTACAAAGGTGTGCTGAGGGATGATACCAAGGTTGCGGTGAAGCGAGGGAACCCGAAGTCTCAGCAAGGTCTGAACGAGTTCCGCACGGAAATTGAGCTCCTTTCACGGCTACGCCACCGCCATCTGGTGTCCCTGATTGGGTATTGTGATGAAAGGAATGAGATGATCTTGGTCTATGAATATATGGAAAAAGGGACTCTGAAAAGCCACCTGTATGGTTCAGATAACCCTTCACTCAACTGGAAGCAACGGTTGGAGATTTGCATTGGAGCAGCAAGAGGACTCCATTACCTTCATACTGGTTCTGCAAAGGCCATTATCCACCGTGATGTCAAATCTGCAAACATCTTGCTCGATGAGAATCTCCTGGCAAAGGTTGCTGACTTTGGGCTATCAAAGACCGGGCCTGAGTTGGACCAAACTCATGTCAGCACTGCAGTGAAGGGTAGCTTTGGGTATCTTGATCCTGAATATTTCCGAAGGCAGCAGCTGACTGAGAAGTCCGATGTCTACTCCTTCGGTGTTGTTTTGCTCGAGGTGCTTTGCGCAAGGCCAGTGATTGACCCTACACTTCCAAGGGAGATGGTGAATTTGGCTGAGTGGGGAATGAAATGGcagaagagaggagagctGCATCAGATTGTTGATCAGCGAGTTTCTGGTTCAATCAGGCCAGATTCTCTAAGGAAGTTTGGTGAAACAGTGGAGAAGTGCCTGGCGGACTATGGTGTGGAGCGGCCATCCATGGGAGATGTCCTGTGGAACTTGGAGTACGTTCTTCAGCTCCAAGATGCAGATTCAACAGTATCAGATGTAAACAGCATGAACAGGATTGTCGAACTCCCGTCGCAAGTTCAGAATGTCGGCGCCCTCGAGAGCATCAGTGTGACAATGGCAGAAGCTGGAGCTTCCAATGAGCCTGATCATGACCTCTCCGACGTTTCGATGAGCAGGGTGTTCTCTCAGCTAATCAAAGCTGAGGGAAGGTGA
- the LOC107304499 gene encoding receptor-like protein kinase HERK 1 isoform X1, protein MPAARRSGGRTEVNMMGALSGRRRLQAATMVALCFWSSICVCRAQFKPADSYLVDCGSSKSTTLGLRTFAADGAAPVKVDTPLEILAGTSANGVASFDNSALYQTARIFTSPSSYTFPIQKQGRHFVRLYFFPFVYQSYDLSTAKFTVSTQDVLLLSDFQQPDKTAPLFKEYSLNITQDKLIISFKPSNGLAFINAIEVVSVPDNLIVDSAPMVNPMQQYSGLSTQPLETVYRVNMGGPKVTADNDTLSRTWVSDKKYLLNPSVTREVNGGKINYMGGGATKLTAPDIVYSTATELAASNTTNALFNMTWQFDVDSGFSYLIRFHFCDIVSKALNQLYFNAYVGGFYAQHDIDLSMQSMNQLATAIYLDVVLSSNDATNKLSISIGPSTLNNALPDGILNGLEVMKMSTGSGSAFTVGSSGSNKNLGVIIGSVLAGVGILIIVLVIVLFCRRKKTLEKQHSKTWMPFSINGLTSLSTGSRTSYGTTLTSGLNGSYGYRFAFSVLQEATNNFDENWVIGVGGFGKVYKGVLRDDTKVAVKRGNPKSQQGLNEFRTEIELLSRLRHRHLVSLIGYCDERNEMILVYEYMEKGTLKSHLYGSDNPSLNWKQRLEICIGAARGLHYLHTGSAKAIIHRDVKSANILLDENLLAKVADFGLSKTGPELDQTHVSTAVKGSFGYLDPEYFRRQQLTEKSDVYSFGVVLLEVLCARPVIDPTLPREMVNLAEWGMKWQKRGELHQIVDQRVSGSIRPDSLRKFGETVEKCLADYGVERPSMGDVLWNLEYVLQLQDADSTVSDVNSMNRIVELPSQVQNVGALESISVTMAEAGASNEPDHDLSDVSMSRVFSQLIKAEGR, encoded by the exons ATGCCCGCCGCGCGGCGCTCCGGTGGACGGACGGAg GTCAACATGATGGGAGCTCTTTCGGGAAGGAGGCGGCTGCAGGCAGCAACCATGGTGGCTTTGTGTTTCTGGTCATCCATTTGCGTTTGCAGAGCGCAATTCAAGCCTGCGGACAGCTACCTGGTGGACTGTGGATCCTCCAAGAGCACCACTCTCGGGTTGAGGACCTTTGCTGCTGATGGGGCTGCCCCGGTGAAGGTGGACACACCCCTGGAAATCCTTGCCGGCACGTCGGCGAATGGGGTTGCCTCATTCGACAACTCGGCGCTTTACCAGACCGCCCGCATCTTCACGAGCCCATCATCATACACTTTCCCTATCCAGAAGCAGGGCCGGCATTTTGTTCGTCTCTACTTCTTCCCCTTTGTCTACCAGAGCTATGATCTTTCCACGGCCAAGTTCACTGTGTCAACCCAAGATGTGCTCTTGCTTAGTGACTTCCAGCAGCCTGACAAGACTGCACCATTGTTCAAGGAATACTCTTTGAACATTACCCAAGACAAGCTCATCATTTCCTTCAAGCCATCGAATGGATTGGCATTCATCAATGCGATTGAAGTGGTTTCTGTCCCAGATAATCTCATAGTTGATAGTGCGCCGATGGTCAACCCTATGCAGCAGTACAGTGGTTTGTCTACGCAACCATTGGAAACGGTGTACCGTGTCAACATGGGTGGACCGAAGGTCACTGCGGACAATGATACCCTCTCGAGGACCTGGGTGAGTGATAAAAAGTACTTATTGAACCCATCTGTGACAAGAGAGGTTAATGGGGGGAAAATCAATTATATGGGAGGTGGAGCAACAAAGCTGACTGCTCCTGATATTGTTTATAGTACAGCTACAGAATTGGCAGCTTCAAATACAACCAACGCACTTTTCAATATGACATGGCAGTTTGATGTGGATTCAGGTTTCAGCTATTTGATAAGATTTCACTTCTGTGATATAGTCAGCAAGGCACTTAACCAACTCTACTTTAATGCATATGTTGGGGGCTTCTATGCACAGCATGATATTGATCTCTCAATGCAATCGATGAATCAATTGGCTACAGCTATCTATTTGGATGTGGTTCTTTCATCTAATGATGCAACTAACAAGCTAAGCATCAGCATTGGTCCATCCACTTTGAACAATGCGTTACCTGATGGGATTCTGAATGGTCTTGAGGTCATGAAGATGAGCACTGGCTCAGGTTCTGCTTTTACTGTTGGATCATCTGGTTCAAACAAGAATTTAGGTGTGATTATTGGGTCAGTCCTTGCAGGTGTTGGTATTCTCATAATTGTCCTTGTTATAGTACTGTTTTGCCGGAGGAAAAAGACTCTGGAGAAGCAGCACTCAAAGACTTGGATGCCTTTCTCTATCAATGGACTCACTTCTCTTAGTACAGGAAGTAGAACTTCTTATGGTACTACTCTCACATCAGGTCTGAATGGAAGCTATGGATACCGATTTGCCTTCAGTGTGCTCCAAGAAGCAACAAACAATTTTGATGAGAACTGGGTCATTGGAGTTGGAGGCTTTGGGAAGGTCTACAAAGGTGTGCTGAGGGATGATACCAAGGTTGCGGTGAAGCGAGGGAACCCGAAGTCTCAGCAAGGTCTGAACGAGTTCCGCACGGAAATTGAGCTCCTTTCACGGCTACGCCACCGCCATCTGGTGTCCCTGATTGGGTATTGTGATGAAAGGAATGAGATGATCTTGGTCTATGAATATATGGAAAAAGGGACTCTGAAAAGCCACCTGTATGGTTCAGATAACCCTTCACTCAACTGGAAGCAACGGTTGGAGATTTGCATTGGAGCAGCAAGAGGACTCCATTACCTTCATACTGGTTCTGCAAAGGCCATTATCCACCGTGATGTCAAATCTGCAAACATCTTGCTCGATGAGAATCTCCTGGCAAAGGTTGCTGACTTTGGGCTATCAAAGACCGGGCCTGAGTTGGACCAAACTCATGTCAGCACTGCAGTGAAGGGTAGCTTTGGGTATCTTGATCCTGAATATTTCCGAAGGCAGCAGCTGACTGAGAAGTCCGATGTCTACTCCTTCGGTGTTGTTTTGCTCGAGGTGCTTTGCGCAAGGCCAGTGATTGACCCTACACTTCCAAGGGAGATGGTGAATTTGGCTGAGTGGGGAATGAAATGGcagaagagaggagagctGCATCAGATTGTTGATCAGCGAGTTTCTGGTTCAATCAGGCCAGATTCTCTAAGGAAGTTTGGTGAAACAGTGGAGAAGTGCCTGGCGGACTATGGTGTGGAGCGGCCATCCATGGGAGATGTCCTGTGGAACTTGGAGTACGTTCTTCAGCTCCAAGATGCAGATTCAACAGTATCAGATGTAAACAGCATGAACAGGATTGTCGAACTCCCGTCGCAAGTTCAGAATGTCGGCGCCCTCGAGAGCATCAGTGTGACAATGGCAGAAGCTGGAGCTTCCAATGAGCCTGATCATGACCTCTCCGACGTTTCGATGAGCAGGGTGTTCTCTCAGCTAATCAAAGCTGAGGGAAGGTGA